The Silene latifolia isolate original U9 population chromosome X, ASM4854445v1, whole genome shotgun sequence genome contains the following window.
TAAATGTTCTAACTAACCTAACTAGCCAGCACTAGTAGTGCACTACCTAAGCCAAATGTCAATTTGGCGCCAAAAACATTCAACATATGAAGTATGAACGCTCTCAAGTCTCAACTCTCAGGTTTTAAACCTTTTTCTGAGTCTTCTCCCTTTGTTTCGGGATCATCATCTTCTTATAGTTTCTATGATCTGACATTGTTTTTGCACAAACTACTTGATATTCGAAAAATCCCCTTGAAACAATTATGAGAATCGATCGAATTGAAGGTAGTTCCACTTTCATTTGAACTTAGGAAGCCATGATTGATTTTAATATTTCCTTTGCTAAAATATTAACTTTTCTTCTCTTCATTTGAATTTGCGAATGGTTTTATAGTGTATCGATACAGGATCTGGATTTTGCGTAATTTTGATTTTAAGCAACTTTATGAACTTGAATTTTGAATGTTGGAACTGTTGTAAGCCAATGGTCTGGTATTTAGATAGTGCATGCCACATGTTCGACGAAATTCCTCTGAGAGAAAACAGTATTATTTAAGGAAACTTTACCTTGATTTACTATGGTTAAAGAAAAGCTCAAGGTAGAACCCTTAGTTGATTATTGACGGAGATCATGGTGCTGAACTGAGTCGAGGCGCTGTATGTCGAATTCACCAGATAACAGATTGTTCGGGAATTTAATTTTATTGAAATCCTTCTTAAATTCTTAGAACTATAAGAAGGTGAAACTGTAGGATGCCTGACTGTTACCAACGAAAGGAAAAATAATGATCTTATCTGGATTGTCATCGTGTGTAATTGTATTTGTTATCATTGCCCTCAACTTGAATTGCTGTGCCGGCTGCCGGGACTGTAAGACTGTAATCAGTGTCTTAAAGAATCATTGCTAGCTACAAATGCACATATTTGTACATTGCGTTTTGTGCCTTGTAATATACGATGTACGGAGTATTAGTCTTTGCTCCTATGTCTATAGTTACTCTTATTAGTTTCAGAGGTCGCTATTTTTGATGCTTAGTGTTCCTTGAGCTTAAAAGTTCTGCAACTCACCCGGTGATTAGATAATTGTTAATAGCGGTTATTGAATTAAAGTGTGTCTTAACTTGTTAAAATTGGCAGAAAGTTTGTTTGATTACTAGAACCAGTATTTGGAATAACTTGAATGATTCATCTCTCAAATGCCTCTAAATCTCTAATGCAGGCCAGTCGTTTTTGATTCATGTAGTATATTAGAAACATCTGTGAACATGTTATACATTGGTAGCTCACTGGTAACTTCTATTTTACTAGTTCCTCATGGACTTCTTTCTGGACATGGCAGATCATAAACTGGAGAAGTAACTTGTGAAGTCCTGGGTTTCACAGCATCAAAAGGATCCAACTGCTTCCTTAATCGTCGTCTATAACCTACTCAAAATCGATTCGAGTTAAGTTCCATTTTTATTTTGTTGATAATGTTGTTGTCATTAATTTTCTAAATACAATATTTCACCCTTATCTTTGGTCAAGGGTATATGCCATTAGGGTCAATTACAGAGTTTTGGGAacgggatttttttttttttgagaatcaAGGGCGTTTCCTAAGGTTATACAGTCCAAATACATCAAAACCTTCTAACTGGATTCACAGGTACATGATCTTGTGGTCTGACACTATAAACCATTTGAAAGTAGGTACTATATCCGGTGAATATTTGCGTAAACAAAACCAGAAATTGTTTGGAAAAGAAAGAAACACGTATCATCTGGTTCCTTAGTCTTGAGGCTCATAGTCTCTGTGCTAAAATCCTCTGTCCCATATACCTGTGCACCATAAGAAATAGTTCTCATTATCATATCTAGCATCAGCTAAAACTTACTATGAAGGGGACAAACTTGAAATATTGAGCCTTGACATTGATTAAGAACGTACCTTCCAAGCATCATTACAGTCGCTTGAGGATTTGTTCCAGGTGATTCATAAAATGTAGATCCATCAATAACCCTTAAACCTTCGGTGCCAAGAACTTTATACTCCTTATCAACTACTCTGTTAACTTGACAGCCTCCATGATAGTGCCATATAGTCAACACCGTGTCTATACAAAATTGTTCCAAGGAAAATGCAGAGTTAAAATGCCTTGGCCGAAAATTTAGTGGTAAGTGAACTGCCATGCTCATAAGTGCTTGTATCGTCATGCCTGGAATGCGAAACTTCTGGAAAGGCTCTGATTCTATGACGCTTATTATGGTTTCCATTCCCATGACGCACTTTTGCACGTCCTCTGGATCTTGGAAGTAGTTGAATCTAACACTCGGGTTGTCGTTTGGGTTCAAGTTTGTCAGACGTAGATACCCTGAGGAGAGTGGTCTCGCAATCTTCTCTAGAATAACACCGCCACTGAAGGTTCCGTTTATGAGAGAATGCATGAACTCAGTTGCTCTCTGCATGCCATCTTGTGAAGTCAACACTTTATCCCCCTTGGGAGGTTGGTCACCCTACACATTTCAGCAATGACACTTATTCAACAACACCAGTTTTATTCAGGTTAAGAAGTCAAAGGGACTGCCAGTAAACAGTATCAGAAAATCAAAATGAAGCAAGATAAAAACAAACAAATCCAATAGAAATCAACGATAAAGGGAAACAAAGCCACCCAAACTCAATTTCAAGCATCTCGTTCCTCCTCCCGTACCTGATGAAATCTAGTTGCACCTTTTTTTCTCATATTAACTATAATAATGGTGGAAGGCTACTCCCTTGAATGTTATTTCATGTTCACATCTGGTGAAAAACATTTAATTCATAATTGTCTAAATGACAAGATAACATTCCAAGAATCTGAATGATGATGACAATGTGACATTATCTTTACCTTAATATGTGACTTGGATCAACATGTCATTATATTTTACCATACTATTCTCTAGGCCACGTTACACAATCTATCGAGTAACAATCACGTAGACTAACTTGTCTGACTAAAATTATTGACTGTTTTTTTCCCAGGATAAAGGTGGAACACAGAGCTGCACCGCCGGGTCTCTTGAGTGTACTTTATAGCCTCCAAACCACGTACACGGTTAGACACTGTCTTTACCAGTAAGTTATAGCACCCATGTTCCCTTAGCGTTTGAACCTGGGACTCGTGAGTTATTCATTCATGTTCTAATCTTACCACATGAGCCAACGCGTCTCAGCGCTAACTAATTGACTAATTGTTTGAATTCTTGCGGACACAACCTAACTTTATGTTCATTCCTAGGAACTTCATAATGTAGAACTACagagtaatgagtctttggctccacTAAAAATGAAAACATTCCGTCCGCCTTTAAAAAAATTAGCAAATCTGACTGACCTGGGAATCTGCCATGTGAGCAGCTGACGGAAGATTCTGCATGAAAGCACCAGTGGAGGTAGAGCCACTTGCTGCTTCAATGAAACTGTCATAATCAGTAATGCCAACAGCTTGGATAAGGGATGTCTCCACACCAGTCGGAGAAGGAACGAAAAGGGCATTCATGGGATTATCAGACATTCCTTGCCCAACCTGTGGCTGATCTACAACGACTTCAATGCCATGAAGCATAAGCTCAAGTGCCGGCCCAACCCCACTCAACATTAATAATTGAGGGCTTCCAAGTGCACCAGCTGATACTATCACCTCGTTCTTGGGTCCAGGTCGTATAAACGCTTTATGCAGGCCTCCATGTGAATCCTTGAACACAACACCGTAAGCTCTCGGTTTTCCCAACTCTGCATTAATTCCCATAATCAGAAAACTGATGTGAGTTCCTCTTATATCAGTATGTTTATACTGAAACAAGCTCTAGATGTATTCCATTTGCAAGTCTCATCTACTCGATGATCCCACCTATCTTTGCATCACCAAAAATCCTGCCGCCCCACCCCTCTTGCGGGGCTGCAAACCATCAAAACTGCCTCCTTCACCACCGATGCCCCCTCTTCTACCCCCAAAAACGAGTCCCACCCCTTGAAGCGCGCTTCCCCACCCCCACCTCGAAATCTCACCCCACCCCTGAACCTCCTACCCAGTCATTGTAAACCCTTATGCAAGGTTAGTGGTTTGGCGGTATGATGATGGGGAAGGTGGGAATGTGGGATGGTGGTTGGATAGTATGAAGATGGGGAGAAGGTGTGTAATGAGTGTAGTTAAGGGGAAgggtaacaaaaataaaaaatctcATACCCCAGTAAGGCAGTGACCCAATCGTGGTGGTTCTTCcaaaaacgagcacaaatagCCTGTTGACACATCGAAAGTAGTTTTTTTGTTTCCTGAACTCAGCTTGGAGTTGGACAAGGAACCTGGGACTTAATGGTCTTTGCCTTTTGATCCATGTTTAGAGTGAATTAAAAAAAGTACTTTGTATATGATCTATTAATAACTGTAAGCAAATGGACAAAAACTTACTACGAAACTCATCATGAGTTTATAACTTCAATGTCTGTAAATGACAATTTAACTTTTCATCAGTACTGAAGCCTTGGTTTTATGTGATGAATGAAATGATATGCACACATAAATATATGTCTCACCTTTTCTACTGAGCAAGATCTTTTCAGCTGTTGCATAGAGATACACAGCAGTGCGGTAAGGATCTGCATACTCTAGCAAGTCAGCTGCTGAATGCCGGCGACCATGTCTATCAAAGATGGTCCCACCAAATTTCGTCCCACGCATGTGGTCATATGTAAACCCATTATAGGGTTGAACTCCAGCCTCAAGTAGTCCATTTTTTATAGCAGTTTGGAATTGTAGCATTGAGGGCGCAAATGCCACCTTGTCTTCTACCCACTCATATGACTGATTAACGAGCCCATAATCCCACCCTGCTCTAGCTATGTACTCTGCGGGGGCCCTGGTGTAGAATCCAGCATTGATTGAAGATCCTCCACCGAGAACACGGGCACGGGAACTGATCACCCCATCTTCTGAAACAAATCTTTGTGCTGGTGAAGTTGGTGAGACATTAGCTAGATTGACTGCAAATGAGCTTATGTCTTCTATATCCTTGTTTCCATAGGGGGATCCTCCTCTTTCTAGAAGTAAGACGGTCCCACCGTTGGAAAGAGTGGCGGTTAGTGAACAACCGGCTGTTCCTCCCCCTACAACTATGTAGTCAAAGTACCCCACTTTTGGAGCCAATGTTGCCGGCTTAACAAAGATGAAGTACGGAGCTGCAAGGAAGATAGCATGATAAAATGACTCAGAACcttagtttttgttaatttgtGAAAAATTTATAATATTTGGTTCAGGGGTTCTCATAATCACAAGAACCAAATGACTATACTTCTTGCACACTGATTATATTGTGTAGTTGATGAAAAGATGGGTCACGCAATAATTACTCTTATGCGGGTACTTATTTACCTTATTTGTGAATGCAGGTGTTGAATGACGAAAAAAGTacgaagaaaaacacaaaaaaaaagtaCCTTTATCAGctgaagaaaatggagaaaagATTGAAAACCCAAGAATATAAACCAAGACGATTCTGCAACCGTCATAGTCCATGAGCTAGTTATTTGTGCTGTTTGAGTAGAAGCTAGAAGCAACAAAATAGAATTGCCAACTGCTTGTCTTTTAAATACTTCAAATGTGATGCAAATGAAAAGTCTATGCAATTTCAGGTACAAAGATCTTTCTCTTAGCCTGCCTTATGTTTTTTTTATGTTAAACAAGAATTAGATAGTTGAACCTAAGCATATAAAGATTGCATAAATCACCAAAATATTATTACTAACCATGCTTTACTGCACTGGTGCTCCCCTTAGCTATTTATAATTTCTCAATGTGTGGCTCATTGAAAGAAAACTATTCAACGGTATATTATAGCTAAAGGCAGGAGGGTATTCATTAATGTTGGTTGTTAATTGTTAGATTGATTCACCAAAGCTTAGTTGTTGCAGTTTGGAAGTTGTCTCTGTTCAGCCTTGTCCTTTCTCGGGTTTTCTTCCGGCTTTCATTTCCAGTCAAGTCTTCCTCATGTAGTTTGCTCTTCTTCTTTTATGTGCAATAAAGTCGATGCTAAGAGGGACCGCACGTTTTGAACTTATGACCACTTTCACAACGAGTTTTTGACAATTGCTCGATGGCTCTTACGAGTGAGTAATCATCAAAAACTTTGTAAATTGCTAAGTGAATCTTGTATGAGACGGGCTCACATATGAGAATAACCCAAATACTTATGTCTTCCTCATTTAGTTACATGATCAATGGGTTGGTCTCACAATTTGTCTTACATAAGTTTTTGTATTTGTGGATTCATTATACATTGTGCTAACTCTTCTGTCAGTAATTGTTAACAGGTAAGTACAGCTGAAGAGAATTTAAGCACAAAATTATTGTGTTTCTAATACTACTACCAAATTCTCTGGAGTAGTCATGGGTTCGGCCTTCGTTGTGTTACCAAAGCCGTATTGGAAAATCGGAAACTCACGAGTTCTGATCCATAAGAATACCCATTTCAGGTCTCGTCAACTCCATGCAGTATAGCTGATGCCTGacaatctgaacacgaaaatgCAGATCCCTGTAAGACATGTAAGTACATCATCAATTCAAGTTACATTGTCTCAAGTATAAAACTTAAGGTGTTTCTAAAGTTTCAATATTTGCTTTATAACTAATCAATACTTCCTCTATCTcactcaatagtttacaattaacTTTATTTTGAAGGAAATAAAGCAAACGTTTACTATTGACCGAAACTGAGTGAGTATTACATTACAACCATATTCCTTACACTTACTGAGTGGAATCCAAGTTGTCTGTTTTCCCAGTTTGTTTTTGTTGCACGACCCTTTTCTAAGCATTTATGATCAATTAATCTCACGGAAATTTAGAAAATATACTACACTACTTATAGTATTTctggaaaaaaaatgaaactaGAAGGTGAGTATGTACAAATTTGGAGCTTGTGTACAAAGATTGACCTCTGTCTCCGTGGAGTGCACGTAATTAAATGAGACAATATAGCATTTAAATGCTGCACCTTATCTTATCAGTATCTAACCCCCTAAATTAATGAATACAAGCTTAAATGGAGTACGATTTTATGTTGCAACTACGCTATTTAATGTTAATTTCTTAGTAGTCATATAGTGTTGGACTGTTAATGTCCGGTTGCATGTACGGATGTGCCTAACCGTCTTACCCAAGACTTACTGAAATGAGACTCCGATTAGATACCGGAGCATGGACCATGTATGTAGCCATGTAGGTGTCTACATGTCTTCATGAGCGCATGTTGATGTGGTATTAATCAAGATTAGGTTGCGATAACAAAAACCGAGATTAAGACCAGAAAAAATTCTCAGTATCCATTTTGTGAGATGTGAGAGCCAAAAGAAATTGCATAACTATTGATTGTACATGCTTTGGAGACTCGACTCTTGAGCCTAATTGAAAGCTCAACCCACTAATATCAGATTAGTGGGGAAATGGTTTTCTGTCAGTGACTCACTTTCCCTTATGTTTCATCAATTGCCTAATTATGGTCTTATCGTACTCCATTATTTTACTTTTTGTTGGATTCTCAACACTTGTAACTTAATTGAAACATCTGCCTTTAAAAGTACTCCATTAGTGTATTATTTTAAAATCcttcacaaaaaaataaaaaagataacCAAATGATTCTGACGGATAAGCATCTCTTTTTTTTTGGTGTATACCGTTAGGTTTAGTCTGGATTCAAGTCGGGTAGGATCACTAGGGCATTAAAGCTCTCCCTCGTGAGTCGTGAATCATGAGTTATTACACTGATGTATTCCCAGGATTCGAACACGAGATCTCTGATTAAGCTAGATGAACATCTTTTAAAACACCTGTTTGAGGTTATAGGCTTCACCTTTGGCATACTGGTGTACAACAGAGAATCATTCTATTTTAATTTTGAGTTTGCTGCTTTGGTGCAGGAGTGCCACATAAGCCTTTGCCTTTTGCTTGTTGTCAGCTTCCGCAAGCCTTATCACAATGTTCACAAATTCACAAGGTTGGTTTGATTGTGTTATATCACTTATATGGTCTGTGGTCTGTGCCCTTTAGGCCTTCATCTTTTACTATTTTGAGTTTTTGTGATCTTTAATTTCTTCTCGCTTCGTGTAAGACCTCgcaaaaattaaataattttttttcctcTCATGATTGTATCAATTAAGCTAGTTGACACTTGCTCGTAAAACATAAACGATGCAACCCAAACGCTAATAGTTCATGACTTCACATAAATCCGACCTAATGGTTAATTAGTACTTGGATATAAAGTCCTTAACATCCctgacacaaaaatggtggattGACCCACCCGTCAACCCGTAATCAAGGGTCTGAAAAAATGTGTCCTCGAAACAATTGAGTAATTGACTATACTAATACCGTAACTAAGATAACTCAAACCCAACTCAAGTAACCTATTTACAAGTCTATTTAGCGGGACTAATATGGATCGCGACTCGCGGCCCGTCTTTTGTCCCGacctttctattttgggttgaCACAATCACACCTCACATTGGATAAAGTCAGACAAATCAACAAATAAATAACGATTAATATAAAGGAAGGCTCGTGTGGAAATGGTGGCTTGACGTACAGATAACTTTCTGTAAACGTTATCATTCAGTAACGTATGATAGTGATAGCTCCCAGTCAAGATAAACACTACATTTATTAAAATTTGTCCATTATTCTGATCTTGTATTCAGCAAAAAAGTTGTACTTCACATAAACAACTAAATTTATCAAcatcttttttaaaaaaaaaaaaaaaaaaaagctgtaCATTGGGTTGAGAGTTTCATTTTTTCTTGAAAAGCTGAGAAACTTGTAGTCACATCTTGATTATACTGATTAAGTGAATAGTAGTGCAAGAGTTAGAAAATGGGAAAAGGAGGAAAATCTCATGGAGATGGTCAAGGTGAACAAAACATGGCTGCTTGGCTGTTGGGTATTAATGATCTCAAAATCCAGCCTTTTGAGCTTCCTCCTCTTGGTATTCTTTATTCTTCTATATACAACTACAATAATATGTGTTAAGTGTGTTACTTATGTGGGGTCCTGCAGATTGCGGGATAGGGAGTCGGATGTACATAGCCTTACCTATGTGTTAACAGCACGGCGAGGTTGTTTACAAACAATTGTGGCTTGTACTTTTATGACCCCAAATAATTTTGGGATACCTTTTGATCTTGTGAATAGTTTTTTGTGTTTGTTGGTGATATTATGAGCTAATTAGTTGTATTTATCTTGTATGATTCTTTGAAGGACCCCATGATGTTAAAGTCAGTATGAAGGCTGTTGGTATTTGTGGAAGTGATGTTCACTATCTTAAGGTAAAGCCTTTTTCTATTCTTATGTTATCTTAATTCAATCTATGTTACTTAAACTCGGTTGGTATTAGATATAGTTATCAGACTCATCATTAGTATAATTCTTAGGCATGATGACCTGTTTGAATATGGGAATAATGGGGCGCGTCTTCAATTATAATTCTTATGTTAATCTTAATTCAATCTATGTTATTTTAAAGTGAAAATCGAAATGTTATGTCTCCCGACCTAAGTCTTCTAAGCAAAGTGTTGGATTAGTCATGCTCATGTATACATTCCATACCCATATTCTTGAGTGTCATGTCGGACACAAACATAAAGTATTAAGAAGACAAGAAATGTTGCAGTTTCATCAGTTTTGTTGTTTACTTCAATGGGATCAAGTGTTTATTTGTTATGTTTGTGTATATGTTTGTGTTGTGCAGCTTTATAATCATCAGAGAAATAAATGTAATGGGGTAAATGAttgcttattttttttttctttttttttcttgtttataGACCTTAAGGTGTGCAGATTTTGTGGTAAAAGAGCCTATGGTAATTGGGCATGAATGTGCTGGAATTATTGAAGAGGTGGGGAGTGATGTTAAGACATTAGTCCCTGGTGATCGAGTCGCTTTGGAGCCTGGGATCAGTTGTTGGCGTTGCGACCTCTGCAAAGACGGCCGCTACAATTTGTGCCCTGAGATGAAGTTCTTTGCTACCCCTCCTGTCCATGGCTCTCTTgccaatcaggtatatatatctGGTCTTAGACCCAAATGACCTAACCCGTAATCATTCGACAGACCAAATATTAACACTGGAAGACAGACAGACAGACAATCCCAAACCTAAAAATCTAAAATGACCTGATCCAATGTGACCTAAAGTGCATTATATACCTCGATATGGAGCTGTTCACGAGCTTCAGGTCCACTGAACTTCGCCTGCAAAAGAAGCGGAACGGACAAATCCGCTAATCCGTCCCAAATCTGATAGCATGCTTGGTGGTGGGCTACAAAATCCATTGGGCTCGGCCAAAGCATGCATTTGATCCCTTGTACCCTGAAATGACCCGTTTTGTTAGCTTTACATGTAAAGCACGCTGCCTAATCACGAGTTTGATGATGCCTTGATAGTTATTTTATGGGGCTTAAGTAGAACTATGTTTGTAAACTATGTCAGGTGGTACATCCAGCAGATTTATGCTTCAAACTTCCTGACAATGTCAGTCTAGAGGAAGGAGCTATGTGCGAGCCACTGAGTGTTGGTGTTCATGCTTGTCGCCGCGCAAACATTGGTCCTGAGACCACTGCACTGGTGATGGGTGCTGGGCCTATTGGGTTGGTCACAATGCTAGCAGCTCGTGCTTTTGGAGCTCCAAGAATTGTCATCGTGGATGTGGATGATAGCCGCTTATCTGTTGCAAAGCAACTTGGAGCTGATGAGATTGTCAAAGTTTCAACCAGTCCACAGGTTTGCTACCTCGTCCTACTTTTTCATCTTTTTGGGTTCATAACCACGATGGCAATTGTCAGTACAATAAACGGAGAGATATCCGAACCTGGGACTAATTAATTATATCCATTAGTTCATTACTGCCTTTTGAACTACTTATACTAGGTTATCCGAAACTAGTCTATTTGTGTTGTTAGGATATGGGTAAGTCTCCGACTCTCCATGCCTTGCACTCTGCTACCTgggtggggaagttcttgagacATCGAGGTCATAATGCTGTTGTTTGTATGTTAATTTCCGACAAATGGATGAAAGTGAAAGAAAGGCTTCATATATTCTAATCTTGGCAGATAAAATGTTAGCTTCTTTCAGACGGAATATATATTTGAGCAATAAAATGCCAATATGCCATATACTGTTGTAATTTCATGCCTTCATAAATCTGAAGGAGTCTACTTATGCAGGATCTGCCTGAAGAAGTTGCCCAGATTCAGAAAGCGATGGGAAGAGACGTCGATGTGACCTTTGATTGTGCAGGATTCAACAAAACCATGTCTACTGCACTTAGCGCTACTCGTGCAGGTGGCAAAGTGTGCCTTATTGGAATGGGACACGGTGTCATGACTGTCCCTCTTACACCTGCTGCA
Protein-coding sequences here:
- the LOC141617981 gene encoding protein HOTHEAD-like; the protein is MDYDGCRIVLVYILGFSIFSPFSSADKAPYFIFVKPATLAPKVGYFDYIVVGGGTAGCSLTATLSNGGTVLLLERGGSPYGNKDIEDISSFAVNLANVSPTSPAQRFVSEDGVISSRARVLGGGSSINAGFYTRAPAEYIARAGWDYGLVNQSYEWVEDKVAFAPSMLQFQTAIKNGLLEAGVQPYNGFTYDHMRGTKFGGTIFDRHGRRHSAADLLEYADPYRTAVYLYATAEKILLSRKELGKPRAYGVVFKDSHGGLHKAFIRPGPKNEVIVSAGALGSPQLLMLSGVGPALELMLHGIEVVVDQPQVGQGMSDNPMNALFVPSPTGVETSLIQAVGITDYDSFIEAASGSTSTGAFMQNLPSAAHMADSQGDQPPKGDKVLTSQDGMQRATEFMHSLINGTFSGGVILEKIARPLSSGYLRLTNLNPNDNPSVRFNYFQDPEDVQKCVMGMETIISVIESEPFQKFRIPGMTIQALMSMAVHLPLNFRPRHFNSAFSLEQFCIDTVLTIWHYHGGCQVNRVVDKEYKVLGTEGLRVIDGSTFYESPGTNPQATVMMLGRYMGQRILAQRL
- the LOC141617982 gene encoding sorbitol dehydrogenase, whose translation is MGKGGKSHGDGQGEQNMAAWLLGINDLKIQPFELPPLGPHDVKVSMKAVGICGSDVHYLKTLRCADFVVKEPMVIGHECAGIIEEVGSDVKTLVPGDRVALEPGISCWRCDLCKDGRYNLCPEMKFFATPPVHGSLANQVVHPADLCFKLPDNVSLEEGAMCEPLSVGVHACRRANIGPETTALVMGAGPIGLVTMLAARAFGAPRIVIVDVDDSRLSVAKQLGADEIVKVSTSPQDLPEEVAQIQKAMGRDVDVTFDCAGFNKTMSTALSATRAGGKVCLIGMGHGVMTVPLTPAAAREVDIVGVFRYKNTWPLCLEFLSSGKIDVKPLITHRFGFSQKEVEEAFETSAQGGNAIKVMFNL